A genomic segment from Neobacillus sp. YX16 encodes:
- a CDS encoding YheE family protein, which produces MLTHFQYKPLFENKNIPGWNFSFYYKKQRYSGIYHQTGKIEWTANTPERDDIDALTSQIHELMLFHVYE; this is translated from the coding sequence ATGTTGACACATTTTCAATATAAGCCTTTATTTGAGAATAAGAATATTCCTGGATGGAATTTTTCCTTTTACTATAAAAAACAAAGATATTCAGGTATTTATCATCAAACGGGAAAAATTGAATGGACAGCCAATACTCCCGAACGAGATGACATTGACGCACTAACCAGCCAAATCCACGAGTTAATGCTCTTCCATGTTTATGAATAA
- the fumC gene encoding class II fumarate hydratase — MENVRIERDTLGEVQVPGDKFWGAQTQRSLNNFNIGIEKMPIEVVYALTLIKKAGAIVNHQLGELAESKMKAIVMVCDSILSGKYNSHFPLAVWQTGSGTQTNMNVNEVIANRANDLLMSKGNKERIHPNDDVNMSQSSNDTFPTAMHIAAYIKLTENLLPAMDELKDTFLEKEKAFMHVVKIGRTHLQDATPLTFGQEISGWRFMLEKAEKMAADSSRYLLNLAIGGTAVGTGINAHPKFGDKMAEQLSTLTGYSFQASPNKFHALTSHDEIVYVHGALKALAADLMKIANDVRWLASGPRSGIGELTIPANEPGSSIMPGKVNPTQSEALSMVACQVFGNDATIGFAASQGNFELNVYKPVIIYNLIQSISLLSDSIRSFNEKCARGIEVNEEVVKKHVERSLMLVTALNPYIGYEKAAEIAKLAYKENSTLRDAAVKTGYVTSQQFDEWVKPEKMI, encoded by the coding sequence ATGGAAAACGTTAGAATTGAAAGAGATACACTTGGTGAGGTTCAGGTTCCGGGTGATAAATTTTGGGGTGCACAAACACAGAGGAGCTTGAACAACTTCAATATTGGCATCGAAAAAATGCCGATCGAAGTGGTATATGCGTTAACCTTAATTAAAAAAGCTGGTGCTATTGTCAATCATCAACTAGGAGAATTAGCTGAAAGTAAAATGAAGGCAATTGTTATGGTTTGCGACTCAATCCTTTCTGGAAAATATAACAGCCATTTTCCACTTGCAGTCTGGCAAACAGGAAGCGGCACTCAAACCAATATGAATGTGAATGAGGTCATTGCAAATCGGGCCAATGATTTATTAATGAGCAAAGGAAATAAAGAACGGATTCATCCAAATGATGACGTCAATATGTCGCAGAGTTCAAATGATACATTTCCGACCGCTATGCATATCGCTGCGTACATAAAGTTAACGGAAAATTTACTTCCTGCTATGGATGAGCTAAAAGACACCTTTTTAGAAAAGGAAAAGGCATTTATGCATGTGGTGAAGATTGGCCGAACTCATTTGCAGGATGCTACTCCACTGACTTTTGGTCAAGAAATAAGCGGCTGGAGATTCATGCTCGAAAAGGCTGAAAAGATGGCTGCTGATTCAAGTCGTTATTTATTGAACCTTGCTATTGGCGGCACCGCAGTTGGTACGGGCATAAACGCTCATCCTAAATTTGGGGATAAAATGGCCGAACAGCTTTCAACATTGACGGGTTACTCCTTTCAGGCTTCTCCGAATAAATTTCACGCGTTAACGAGTCATGATGAAATCGTCTATGTGCACGGTGCCCTAAAGGCACTGGCAGCAGATTTAATGAAAATTGCTAATGATGTCAGATGGCTGGCAAGCGGACCTCGGAGCGGGATTGGCGAGTTAACGATACCGGCTAATGAGCCGGGAAGTTCCATTATGCCTGGAAAGGTAAATCCTACGCAAAGTGAAGCGTTAAGTATGGTTGCCTGCCAGGTTTTCGGAAATGATGCGACCATTGGCTTTGCGGCAAGCCAGGGGAATTTCGAGTTAAATGTTTATAAGCCGGTCATTATTTACAATCTCATTCAATCGATCTCTCTCTTAAGTGACAGCATTCGTTCCTTTAATGAAAAATGTGCGAGGGGTATTGAAGTAAATGAAGAGGTGGTTAAAAAACATGTGGAGCGATCATTAATGCTAGTTACTGCGTTAAATCCTTATATTGGTTATGAAAAAGCCGCTGAGATTGCCAAGCTAGCTTATAAGGAAAATAGCACGTTAAGGGATGCTGCTGTCAAAACAGGATATGTTACCTCGCAGCAATTCGATGAATGGGTTAAACCTGAGAAGATGATTTAG
- a CDS encoding alpha/beta-type small acid-soluble spore protein gives MASNNNSNQLLVPGVEQALQQMKYEIATEFGVNLGADTTSRANGSVGGEITKRLVAMAEQQLGGFQR, from the coding sequence ATGGCTAGTAACAACAACTCTAATCAACTTTTAGTACCTGGAGTGGAGCAAGCACTTCAACAAATGAAGTATGAAATTGCAACAGAATTTGGAGTAAATCTTGGTGCCGATACTACTTCTCGTGCAAACGGTTCTGTCGGTGGAGAAATCACTAAGCGTCTTGTAGCAATGGCAGAGCAACAACTTGGCGGATTCCAACGCTAA
- a CDS encoding ABC transporter ATP-binding protein, translating into MSTGRRLAQYALNYKKIIIAALFMLSISVATDLAGPFIAKNIIDEHILGIESVWYESNEGKNTAEYNEQFYKKEKNFSDGEEKGKEIRILQIGAKFVIVEEKLEFDGKRTFENGIVTLQKGTKKVEYNAKELTNRELMAFYQLEIPGIIKLLIIYFCLLVISAIFQYGQRFLLQKSANRIIQKMREDVYGQIQRLPIQYFDNLPAGKVVARITNDTEAIRELYVTVLAQFFTSAIYITGIYAALFILDVKLAAICLLLLPILYGWMLLYRKFASKYNHVIRSRISDINATINESIGGMSIIQAFRREKETVKEFEKLNTEHFAYQNKLLSLNALTSHNLVGVLRNLVFVAFIWYFGGQSLNPASVISLGVLYAFVDYINRLFQPVQGIVNQLANLETALVAGERVFKLMDEQGENVSADRIERFQGNVQFDHVSFGYKEGEYVLKDIHFEAKQGQTVALVGHTGSGKSSIMNLLFRFYDSQKGKILIDGKDIVSIPRQTIRNHMGIVLQDPYLFTGTIASNVSLNEPSITREMVEMALKDVGADKVFKNLENGYDEPVIEKGSTLSSGQRQLISFARALAFNPAILILDEATSSIDTETEAIIQEAMDVLKKGRTTFIIAHRLSTIRNADQILVLDRGKIVERGTHEELMVVNGKYYQLYELQKGSAELAG; encoded by the coding sequence ATGAGTACAGGACGGCGATTAGCCCAGTATGCCTTAAACTACAAAAAAATCATTATTGCTGCATTATTCATGCTGAGCATTTCCGTAGCGACTGATTTGGCAGGTCCATTCATTGCTAAAAATATTATTGATGAACACATTTTAGGCATCGAGTCCGTTTGGTATGAAAGCAATGAGGGGAAAAACACAGCAGAATATAACGAGCAATTTTATAAGAAAGAAAAGAACTTCTCCGATGGTGAAGAAAAGGGGAAAGAAATTAGAATTTTGCAGATTGGAGCAAAGTTTGTCATTGTGGAAGAAAAGCTTGAATTCGATGGGAAAAGAACATTTGAAAATGGGATCGTAACACTTCAAAAAGGAACAAAGAAGGTTGAATATAACGCAAAGGAACTTACCAATAGGGAGTTAATGGCGTTCTATCAACTGGAGATTCCAGGGATTATTAAACTGCTGATTATCTATTTCTGTCTTTTAGTGATATCTGCTATTTTCCAATATGGACAGCGGTTCCTGCTGCAGAAGTCAGCAAATCGGATCATTCAAAAAATGCGGGAGGATGTATACGGCCAAATCCAACGGCTTCCAATCCAATACTTTGACAATCTTCCGGCTGGAAAAGTGGTTGCTAGGATTACGAATGATACAGAAGCAATACGTGAATTATATGTGACTGTATTAGCCCAATTTTTCACCAGTGCTATTTATATCACAGGAATATATGCGGCCTTATTTATCTTAGATGTGAAGCTGGCTGCCATTTGTTTATTACTTTTGCCAATCCTTTATGGATGGATGTTATTATATCGAAAGTTTGCTTCAAAATACAATCACGTTATCCGCTCTCGAATATCTGATATCAATGCGACTATTAATGAATCAATCGGCGGTATGAGTATTATTCAAGCCTTTCGAAGGGAAAAAGAGACTGTAAAGGAATTTGAAAAGCTTAATACAGAGCATTTTGCTTATCAAAATAAATTATTAAGCTTAAATGCTTTAACTTCCCATAATTTAGTGGGGGTTCTTAGAAATCTCGTATTTGTAGCTTTCATTTGGTACTTTGGGGGTCAGTCGTTAAATCCCGCTTCTGTTATTTCTCTCGGTGTACTCTATGCTTTTGTTGATTACATTAATCGTCTTTTTCAGCCTGTACAGGGAATTGTCAATCAATTAGCCAATTTGGAAACGGCCCTCGTTGCAGGTGAAAGAGTGTTCAAGCTAATGGATGAACAAGGAGAGAATGTAAGTGCAGACCGAATCGAAAGATTTCAGGGCAATGTACAATTTGATCATGTGTCGTTTGGATACAAAGAGGGTGAGTATGTGCTTAAAGATATTCACTTTGAAGCTAAGCAGGGACAGACGGTCGCACTTGTTGGACACACCGGATCTGGAAAGAGCTCGATTATGAATCTGCTCTTCCGTTTCTATGATAGTCAAAAGGGTAAAATCCTTATTGATGGCAAGGATATTGTCAGCATTCCACGTCAGACGATTCGAAATCATATGGGAATTGTGTTACAGGATCCATACTTGTTTACTGGCACGATTGCCTCAAATGTCAGCCTTAACGAGCCATCCATAACAAGGGAAATGGTGGAAATGGCTTTAAAGGATGTTGGGGCAGATAAAGTCTTTAAAAACTTGGAAAATGGATATGATGAACCTGTAATCGAAAAAGGAAGTACCCTATCTAGTGGGCAGCGCCAGTTAATTTCCTTTGCTAGAGCACTAGCATTTAATCCGGCAATCTTAATTCTAGATGAAGCCACATCGAGTATTGATACAGAAACTGAAGCCATTATTCAAGAGGCTATGGACGTCTTGAAAAAAGGAAGAACCACTTTTATTATTGCGCACAGGTTATCCACTATTCGGAACGCTGACCAAATTCTTGTTCTAGACCGCGGGAAGATTGTCGAGCGCGGCACACATGAAGAATTGATGGTAGTAAACGGAAAGTATTATCAATTGTATGAACTTCAAAAAGGCAGTGCTGAGTTGGCTGGGTAA
- the ugpC gene encoding sn-glycerol-3-phosphate ABC transporter ATP-binding protein UgpC has protein sequence MAELKLDHIYKIYDNKVTAVTDFNLHIQDKEFIVFVGPSGCGKSTTLRMVAGLEEISKGDFYIDGKRVNDVAPKDRDIAMVFQNYALYPHMTVYDNMAFGLKLRKFPKDEIDRRVNEAAKILGLEAYLKRKPKALSGGQRQRVALGRAIVRDAKVFLMDEPLSNLDAKLRVAMRAEIAKLHRRLNTTTIYVTHDQTEAMTMASRLVVMKDGLIQQVGTPKEVYEKPENVFVGGFIGSPAMNFFNGKLEDGKFVAGKTSIAVPEGKMKVLREQGYVGKEIILGVRPEDIHDEPVFIEASAGTKVTTTVDVAELTGAELMVYSSIDGQDFVARLDSRADIHPGDSLELAFDLNKGHFFDVETESRIRVANE, from the coding sequence ATGGCTGAATTAAAATTAGATCATATTTATAAAATTTACGATAATAAAGTTACAGCGGTTACAGACTTTAATCTACATATTCAAGATAAGGAGTTTATCGTATTTGTCGGTCCTTCCGGCTGCGGTAAATCAACAACGTTACGTATGGTTGCTGGTCTTGAAGAAATTTCAAAAGGTGACTTTTATATTGACGGAAAAAGAGTGAATGATGTAGCTCCTAAAGATCGTGATATCGCAATGGTATTCCAAAACTATGCACTATATCCGCATATGACGGTTTATGATAATATGGCTTTCGGTTTAAAACTTCGTAAGTTTCCGAAGGATGAAATTGATCGTCGTGTAAATGAAGCTGCAAAAATCCTAGGATTAGAAGCTTACTTAAAGAGAAAGCCAAAAGCATTATCAGGTGGTCAACGTCAGCGTGTTGCATTAGGACGTGCGATTGTCCGTGATGCAAAGGTATTCTTAATGGACGAACCTCTTTCAAACCTTGATGCAAAACTTCGTGTAGCCATGCGTGCTGAAATCGCGAAGCTTCACCGTCGTTTAAACACAACTACTATTTATGTAACACATGACCAAACAGAAGCAATGACAATGGCTTCAAGACTTGTAGTTATGAAGGATGGTCTTATTCAACAAGTGGGAACACCAAAAGAAGTATATGAAAAGCCTGAAAACGTATTTGTTGGCGGCTTTATCGGTTCTCCTGCAATGAACTTCTTCAATGGTAAACTTGAAGATGGCAAGTTTGTAGCTGGCAAAACTTCTATCGCAGTTCCTGAAGGTAAAATGAAAGTACTTCGTGAGCAAGGATATGTAGGAAAAGAAATTATCCTTGGTGTTCGTCCAGAAGATATCCATGATGAGCCAGTATTTATCGAAGCATCTGCTGGTACAAAAGTTACTACTACTGTGGATGTTGCTGAGTTAACTGGTGCGGAATTAATGGTGTACTCTAGTATTGATGGACAGGACTTCGTTGCCCGTCTTGATTCAAGAGCTGACATTCACCCAGGCGATTCATTAGAATTAGCATTTGATTTAAATAAGGGTCATTTCTTTGACGTAGAAACTGAGTCCCGCATCCGCGTGGCTAACGAGTAG
- a CDS encoding sigma-Y antisigma factor component → MSNDYSPTLIIVVAAILLLQSIFLFLDARKRNHNYWLWGIVGLIQAPMPTLFYLIFIRKIFRKRAE, encoded by the coding sequence ATGAGTAATGATTACTCACCAACTCTGATTATTGTTGTTGCTGCTATTCTATTACTCCAAAGTATCTTTTTATTCTTAGATGCTAGGAAACGAAATCACAACTATTGGTTATGGGGAATCGTCGGTCTCATTCAAGCTCCAATGCCAACCCTTTTTTACTTAATATTTATTCGTAAAATCTTTCGAAAAAGGGCAGAATAA
- a CDS encoding YheC/YheD family protein, producing MVAMIPWSKKLKPVIGILTAKKKDGTIGGNGSLFIELQKKLISLNGISFIFTLDGVHDDSIDGFTFIPEKNEWEKINSPYPDLVYNRIPFRKSEEEIKNSTFFSDLKDKKIPFFNPGFIDKYELYQLFNDHPILHSYLPSTIPAIEKQKLRSFLAQFQSIYLKPAQSARGNGIFRLELDTEKKLILNGISKSNEYITFDHFWSDWENILREKNYLAQEEIKTKTYDGKRFDLRILAHAVNDNYIVTGVGIRQSQKQDITTHIPSGGKLLPYDLFQTKEQDFFIENVVEQIGMALSQKFGFFGEFSIDVGISETGHYYIYEVNSKPMSFDEKEIEVKKIEYLCQLFLQLTVHNN from the coding sequence ATGGTAGCAATGATTCCATGGAGTAAAAAACTGAAGCCTGTCATTGGAATTTTGACTGCAAAGAAAAAGGATGGAACAATTGGTGGGAATGGCTCCCTATTTATTGAACTGCAAAAGAAGCTTATTTCACTTAATGGAATAAGCTTTATCTTTACACTTGACGGGGTTCATGATGATTCAATAGATGGGTTCACATTTATCCCAGAGAAGAATGAATGGGAAAAGATTAATTCCCCCTACCCGGACCTTGTATATAACCGCATACCCTTTCGAAAGTCAGAAGAAGAAATAAAAAATAGTACGTTTTTTTCTGACTTAAAGGATAAAAAAATACCTTTTTTTAATCCAGGCTTTATTGATAAATATGAACTATATCAGCTCTTTAATGACCACCCCATTCTTCATTCTTATCTGCCTTCTACCATCCCGGCCATTGAAAAACAAAAACTAAGGTCCTTCCTAGCTCAATTTCAATCTATTTATTTAAAACCTGCACAATCTGCAAGGGGAAATGGGATTTTTAGATTAGAACTAGATACAGAGAAAAAGCTCATTTTAAATGGAATAAGTAAGAGCAATGAATACATTACTTTTGATCATTTTTGGAGCGATTGGGAAAACATACTTAGGGAAAAAAACTACTTGGCACAAGAGGAAATAAAGACTAAAACGTATGATGGTAAACGGTTCGATTTACGCATTCTCGCTCATGCTGTAAATGACAACTATATTGTTACAGGAGTAGGAATAAGACAATCCCAAAAGCAGGATATAACCACTCATATTCCTTCAGGTGGAAAGCTTTTACCCTATGATCTATTCCAAACGAAGGAGCAAGACTTTTTTATTGAAAATGTTGTTGAACAAATCGGGATGGCACTCTCACAGAAGTTTGGCTTTTTTGGGGAGTTTTCCATAGATGTCGGCATTAGTGAAACTGGACACTATTATATTTACGAAGTCAACTCAAAACCAATGAGTTTTGATGAGAAAGAAATAGAAGTTAAGAAAATTGAATATCTCTGTCAGTTGTTCCTGCAGCTTACTGTTCATAACAACTAA
- a CDS encoding ABC transporter transmembrane domain-containing protein, with the protein MFSVLKKLSWFFKEYWKRYVIAISLLILVGILDVVPPKLIGMAIDDIQVGEMSNGKIGKYVGSLFLIMVFSYGITYIWMYKLFGGAFLVERKLRSRFMKHLLKMSPTFYEKNRTGDLMARATNDLKAISITAGFGILTLVDSSVWMLTLIITMGLLISWKLTIAAILPLPIMAYIMQIYGNRIHKRFMEAQDAFGELNDRVLESVAGVRVIRAYVQEEADGRRFHQLTEDVFEKNIKVARIDSLFDPTVKILVGLSYMIGLGYGAYLVFNQAITLGDLVAFNVYLGMLIWPMFAIGELINIMQRGNASLDRVNETLSFQETVENPAQPIKVENPERIDFEKVTFRYPSSKEDNLTNISVQLLQGQTLGIVGKTGSGKTTFIKQLLRQYPLGSGDLSISGVPLKEQTLHQVRKWIGYVPQDHVLFSKSVKENILFGNSQATEEELEKTIDLSALRKDLEMLPEGLETLVGEKGVALSGGQKQRISIARALIRNPEILILDDSLSAVDAKTEKKIIGNIREIRKDKTTIITTHRMSAVQHADQILVLDDGKIIEKGTHEQLLSTDGWYKEQYLRQQVENNFEEEVTA; encoded by the coding sequence ATGTTTTCGGTTTTAAAGAAATTGAGTTGGTTTTTTAAAGAATATTGGAAGCGTTATGTCATTGCCATTTCCTTATTAATTCTAGTTGGAATCTTAGATGTAGTACCGCCTAAATTAATTGGTATGGCCATTGATGATATTCAGGTTGGCGAAATGAGTAATGGGAAAATAGGAAAATATGTGGGTTCTCTTTTCTTAATAATGGTTTTTTCATATGGAATAACCTACATTTGGATGTATAAATTATTCGGAGGTGCCTTTCTTGTAGAAAGAAAGCTAAGATCGAGGTTTATGAAACATTTATTAAAAATGTCTCCAACCTTTTATGAAAAAAATCGAACGGGCGATTTAATGGCGAGAGCAACAAATGACCTAAAGGCAATATCTATTACCGCAGGCTTTGGGATATTGACGCTAGTCGATTCAAGCGTCTGGATGCTTACGCTAATCATTACCATGGGACTATTAATTAGCTGGAAGCTAACGATTGCAGCAATCCTGCCTCTTCCGATTATGGCTTATATCATGCAAATTTACGGGAATAGAATTCATAAGCGCTTTATGGAAGCACAGGATGCGTTCGGGGAGTTAAATGACCGCGTTTTGGAATCTGTTGCAGGTGTTAGAGTTATCCGTGCCTACGTTCAGGAAGAGGCAGATGGCAGAAGGTTCCACCAATTAACAGAGGATGTCTTTGAAAAAAATATCAAGGTTGCAAGGATAGACTCATTATTTGATCCAACAGTAAAAATACTGGTCGGATTAAGCTATATGATTGGTCTTGGTTATGGTGCTTATTTAGTCTTTAATCAGGCGATAACCTTAGGTGACCTTGTTGCCTTCAATGTCTATTTAGGGATGCTAATTTGGCCGATGTTCGCGATTGGCGAATTAATTAATATCATGCAGCGGGGAAATGCATCCTTAGATCGGGTAAATGAAACTCTTTCCTTTCAGGAGACCGTGGAGAATCCTGCTCAGCCTATTAAAGTAGAAAATCCAGAGCGGATTGATTTTGAAAAGGTAACGTTTCGATATCCTTCATCTAAGGAGGATAATTTAACGAATATTTCTGTACAATTACTCCAGGGGCAGACATTAGGTATTGTTGGGAAAACAGGAAGTGGAAAAACAACATTTATTAAACAGTTGTTAAGACAATATCCTCTTGGAAGTGGAGACCTTTCCATCTCAGGTGTTCCGCTTAAAGAGCAGACACTGCATCAAGTTCGTAAATGGATTGGTTATGTACCTCAGGACCATGTCCTTTTTTCAAAAAGTGTAAAAGAAAATATTCTTTTTGGGAACAGTCAAGCAACCGAAGAAGAATTGGAGAAAACTATCGACTTATCTGCACTAAGAAAGGATTTAGAAATGCTCCCAGAAGGGTTAGAAACACTTGTTGGTGAAAAAGGAGTCGCACTTTCTGGCGGTCAAAAGCAAAGAATTTCAATCGCACGTGCGCTAATAAGAAATCCTGAAATCCTTATTCTTGATGATTCTTTATCAGCAGTTGATGCAAAGACAGAAAAGAAAATCATTGGAAATATTCGTGAAATACGAAAAGACAAAACAACCATTATCACGACACACCGAATGTCCGCCGTTCAACATGCAGACCAAATCCTTGTTCTTGATGATGGTAAGATCATTGAAAAGGGAACTCATGAACAGCTGCTATCTACGGATGGCTGGTATAAAGAACAATATTTACGTCAACAAGTGGAAAATAACTTTGAAGAGGAGGTGACGGCATGA
- a CDS encoding YheC/YheD family protein, with the protein MRKRYTIEIAENSHLVVYCPQELLKDNVINKIAFGCKAIDADFRPHPKENNGIVISKEIQKLLLFPDFAIKLHVFIEQQVLNIGPLVGIFTAGFTPFPHRPIGNRTNFFSKLLSVKANVGAIPFVFGERHINWEMGTISGYFYHENDWQSMEVPFPHVIYDRIPNRKSERNPKLVKVKETLQKDYLIPWYNPGFFSKLDIYERLQQDKSVAAYLPETHPFTSFSVIEDMLSKYGHIYLKPINGSLGLGVHQILYDKIQDEYYCRYQDHEGSNRLRKFSSLEGLFQTVFTNCSLDKMLVQQGIHLLRQEQRPIDFRIHSNKDDAGVWHVTALAAKLAGLGSVTTHARSGGEIKTLSELFKQEECQLYTEKLVHAALLLSNSLSNNMEGIIGEVGFDLGIDKHGDVWLFEANSKPGRSIFSHPELKEFDKLTCKLSLAFAVFLTEQTILHPEDDIKW; encoded by the coding sequence ATGAGAAAACGTTATACCATTGAGATTGCTGAAAACAGCCATTTAGTTGTTTACTGTCCTCAAGAGCTCTTAAAAGATAATGTAATAAATAAAATTGCCTTTGGGTGTAAAGCAATTGATGCTGACTTCAGACCTCACCCAAAAGAAAATAATGGAATTGTGATAAGCAAAGAGATTCAAAAACTCTTACTTTTTCCTGATTTTGCAATAAAATTGCATGTATTTATCGAACAGCAAGTTCTCAATATTGGACCACTCGTTGGAATATTTACAGCAGGCTTCACCCCATTCCCTCACCGGCCGATTGGAAATAGAACTAACTTTTTCTCCAAACTGTTATCGGTGAAAGCCAATGTTGGAGCGATACCATTTGTTTTTGGAGAACGGCATATTAACTGGGAAATGGGGACAATTAGTGGTTATTTTTATCATGAAAACGATTGGCAAAGTATGGAGGTGCCCTTTCCTCATGTTATATATGATCGGATTCCAAACCGGAAAAGTGAAAGAAATCCCAAATTAGTAAAGGTAAAGGAAACCTTGCAAAAGGACTATCTGATTCCTTGGTATAACCCAGGTTTTTTTAGTAAGTTAGATATATATGAAAGATTACAGCAGGACAAATCAGTGGCTGCCTATCTTCCAGAAACCCATCCATTTACTTCCTTTTCAGTGATTGAAGACATGCTTTCTAAATATGGTCATATCTATCTAAAACCAATAAATGGAAGTCTTGGTTTAGGTGTCCATCAAATCCTCTATGATAAAATCCAGGATGAATATTATTGCCGCTATCAAGATCATGAAGGTTCGAACCGCCTGCGAAAGTTTTCTTCCTTAGAAGGCTTGTTTCAAACTGTTTTCACGAATTGTAGTTTAGATAAAATGCTTGTTCAGCAAGGAATTCACCTCCTCAGACAAGAGCAGCGCCCCATTGATTTTCGCATACACAGTAATAAAGACGATGCTGGTGTATGGCATGTTACAGCATTGGCTGCAAAATTAGCTGGCCTAGGCAGCGTAACTACCCATGCCCGGAGCGGAGGAGAAATCAAAACACTGTCAGAACTTTTTAAACAGGAAGAATGTCAACTTTATACAGAAAAGCTTGTTCATGCTGCCCTTTTGTTAAGTAACAGCCTCTCTAACAACATGGAAGGCATTATTGGCGAAGTTGGATTTGATTTAGGTATTGATAAACATGGTGATGTTTGGTTATTTGAAGCAAATTCCAAACCAGGCAGATCCATTTTCAGCCACCCAGAACTAAAGGAATTCGATAAACTCACGTGCAAGCTATCACTGGCTTTTGCAGTTTTTTTAACGGAACAAACCATTTTGCATCCTGAGGATGATATCAAATGGTAG
- a CDS encoding helix-turn-helix domain-containing protein, with product MSLYENSILSSVQPTYTSDQYYIFYDKTEKNWLSIPKSNLTENELNLLKVLYEQVKMFSVPPSSLSRKWHDFLLLNGSIPALSSESNFRFIQFQIKGHGVDPTEIESAIKGFFSDEVQIIWEDDHYGIVIEERRQFSLTESELTSIADTLESDFYVKVSFYIGKLYSASSQLRNHFHQEKEYFEFAKKNLTSTNIITFEKIFPAFVAFNLPDDIKDKVNSELSSVFLEDPELYTTIKVFLENNLNASLTAKKLFIHRNTLQYRIDKFIDKTGVQLKDFYGAFTVFLACLLFEQNK from the coding sequence ATGTCCTTATACGAAAATTCAATACTGTCTTCTGTGCAGCCAACCTACACATCTGACCAATATTACATATTTTATGACAAAACTGAAAAGAACTGGCTTTCAATCCCGAAGTCAAATTTAACAGAAAATGAGCTAAACCTTCTAAAAGTTCTATATGAACAAGTGAAAATGTTTTCCGTGCCGCCGAGCTCACTTTCTAGAAAATGGCATGATTTTTTGCTATTAAATGGATCAATTCCTGCTCTAAGTAGTGAAAGTAATTTTCGTTTCATCCAGTTCCAAATAAAAGGTCATGGGGTAGACCCTACAGAAATTGAGTCCGCCATTAAAGGTTTTTTTTCTGATGAAGTACAAATTATTTGGGAAGATGACCATTATGGGATAGTTATTGAAGAAAGAAGACAATTTTCCCTCACCGAAAGTGAGTTAACTTCCATAGCTGATACATTAGAAAGTGACTTTTATGTAAAAGTTTCCTTTTATATTGGCAAACTCTACTCTGCTTCAAGTCAATTGCGAAACCATTTTCATCAAGAAAAGGAGTATTTTGAATTTGCTAAGAAAAATCTAACAAGCACAAATATTATTACCTTTGAAAAGATATTTCCAGCTTTTGTTGCATTTAATCTGCCTGATGACATTAAAGATAAAGTTAATTCGGAACTTTCTTCGGTTTTTTTAGAGGATCCTGAGTTATATACAACCATAAAAGTGTTCTTAGAGAATAATTTAAATGCCAGCTTAACAGCTAAAAAATTATTTATTCATCGCAATACACTTCAATACCGAATTGATAAATTTATAGATAAGACCGGAGTACAATTAAAAGACTTTTATGGAGCTTTTACCGTCTTTTTAGCCTGTCTGCTTTTTGAACAAAACAAATAG